The following coding sequences are from one Deltaproteobacteria bacterium window:
- a CDS encoding type 1 glutamine amidotransferase, whose amino-acid sequence MQIHGIMHAPFEGLGNIENWAKGKGHSITLTRPYADEKFPAPSGFDWLVVMGGPMGVHDEGEYPWLAAEKAFLGEVIKAGKTAIGVCLGAQLLAHVLGARVVRNAHKEIGWFPVSLTPPAWNSPIFGRLPATFEAFHWHGDTFSIPPGAVHIASSEACTNQAFAYDDRVFGLQFHVEYTQESVADMLRNCPDELREVGDYIQKPDLLLAEEERFARLQKILFTLLDAIEEGSRG is encoded by the coding sequence ATGCAAATACACGGCATCATGCACGCCCCATTCGAAGGGCTGGGAAACATCGAGAACTGGGCGAAGGGCAAAGGCCACTCAATAACCCTGACGAGGCCTTACGCGGACGAAAAGTTCCCCGCCCCTTCCGGATTCGACTGGCTCGTAGTCATGGGCGGCCCTATGGGCGTCCACGACGAGGGGGAATATCCCTGGCTTGCGGCAGAAAAGGCGTTCCTCGGGGAGGTCATCAAGGCCGGCAAGACCGCCATCGGGGTCTGCCTCGGGGCCCAGCTCCTCGCCCATGTACTCGGGGCGCGGGTCGTCAGGAACGCGCACAAGGAGATCGGCTGGTTCCCTGTCTCGCTTACGCCGCCTGCCTGGAACTCCCCCATCTTCGGCCGCCTTCCAGCCACCTTCGAGGCCTTCCACTGGCACGGTGACACCTTTTCCATACCGCCCGGGGCCGTCCATATAGCGTCCTCTGAGGCATGCACCAACCAGGCCTTCGCCTATGATGACCGGGTCTTCGGCCTCCAGTTCCACGTGGAGTACACGCAGGAATCCGTTGCCGACATGCTCAGGAACTGCCCGGACGAACTTCGAGAAGTGGGTGACTACATCCAGAAACCGGACCTGCTACTTGCCGAAGAAGAGAGATTCGCCCGACTTCAAAAGATCCTTTTCACGCTCCTTGATGCCATCGAGGAAGGATCCCGGGGCTGA
- the argF gene encoding ornithine carbamoyltransferase, with translation MSSKKPRHFLAVSDLSRKEILALLHRAVELKKKRAAGIPHAPAVGKTLGLLFEKPSTRTRISFEAAMFQLGGSVSFMPSRDLQLRRGEPLSDTARVLSRYLDCLVVRTFGQEVVEELARWSSIPVINGLTDLHHPCQILSDLMTVMERKGEAFAGLTVAWVGDGNNMAHSWIQAAAILGFKLRLACPPGYGPASAILEAARRNSASDIVVTEDPVQAVSGADVVNTDVWASMGQEEESEARRQVFAPYQVNAGLMTYAKPDALVLHCLPAHRGEEITDEVLEGPLSVAWDQAENKMHLGKALLEWVLGLGPLGENGSGDDA, from the coding sequence ATGTCTTCAAAGAAACCCCGGCACTTTCTCGCAGTCTCTGACCTCTCGAGGAAAGAGATCCTCGCCCTCCTTCACCGCGCCGTAGAACTCAAGAAAAAGAGGGCGGCAGGCATTCCCCACGCGCCAGCTGTTGGAAAGACCCTCGGGCTCCTTTTCGAAAAGCCTTCTACGAGGACCCGCATTTCCTTTGAGGCAGCCATGTTCCAGCTTGGCGGGAGCGTGAGCTTCATGCCGAGCCGGGACCTCCAGCTCCGCCGTGGCGAACCCCTTTCGGACACGGCCCGTGTCCTTTCCCGCTACCTCGACTGCCTGGTGGTCCGTACCTTCGGGCAGGAGGTGGTGGAGGAGCTCGCCCGCTGGTCCAGCATCCCTGTGATCAACGGACTTACCGACCTCCATCATCCCTGTCAGATCCTCTCTGACCTCATGACCGTCATGGAGAGGAAAGGGGAGGCCTTTGCCGGCCTTACGGTGGCCTGGGTGGGTGATGGGAACAACATGGCCCATTCCTGGATACAGGCCGCGGCCATCCTTGGTTTTAAGCTGAGACTCGCCTGCCCGCCCGGGTACGGCCCTGCATCCGCCATCCTCGAGGCCGCCCGGAGGAATTCGGCCTCTGACATCGTGGTGACCGAAGACCCGGTCCAGGCCGTGAGCGGAGCAGACGTGGTCAATACGGATGTCTGGGCGAGCATGGGCCAGGAGGAGGAGTCGGAGGCAAGAAGGCAGGTCTTTGCCCCCTATCAGGTAAATGCCGGCCTCATGACCTATGCAAAGCCTGATGCGCTCGTCCTCCACTGCCTTCCGGCCCACCGCGGGGAGGAGATCACGGACGAGGTCCTCGAGGGGCCGCTTTCTGTGGCATGGGACCAGGCCGAGAACAAGATGCATCTTGGAAAGGCCCTTCTCGAATGGGTCCTCGGGCTCGGCCCTCTTGGGGAAAATGGATCAGGAGACGATGCATGA
- a CDS encoding ASKHA domain-containing protein, with the protein MSQGILEKTRVVDPVSRVVDLDLPSPSLSDNRGHEARLRAGLLNVLGEDVLCPLRVARMLSSLPSWGYQVSVLLVDGPCGWEVADLAPSGKMPHHFGLAIDLGSTSVVFSLVDLASGEVIQTVSRMNPQRAHGEDILDRILFAGRPGGLDTLQGEVLDLVRETMRDLARSAGISEGVVTAVTLAGNTTMTHLFFGLDPTHICREPYLPVVNVLDPVPAQELGLPCHSGAYVYAFPNVGSYFGGDLLAGIVASGMHAAEEISILVDVGTNAEVVLGNRDWLVACAGAAGPALEGGILSCGVTARPGAIERVKIDPKTLRLECSTIGEGRPNGLCGSGIIDLLAALFRAGLVEPTGRLVTDRDPARMREIQGEAAYVVAFEDETADGRPVFITQGDIKNLIRSKAAMYTILEVVTESVGIGFDDIERFYVAGTFGSYIDPLSAVTIGMLPDIPLERFIPLGNSALAGAIRFLLDRTLREELARIRERITYLEMNVRGDFMAKLTAALFLPHTDLGRFPGVRTWLNKI; encoded by the coding sequence GTGAGTCAGGGGATTCTTGAAAAGACCAGGGTGGTGGATCCGGTCTCTCGGGTCGTCGATCTCGATCTCCCATCTCCGTCCCTTTCCGACAACCGTGGCCACGAGGCCAGGCTTAGGGCCGGTCTGCTGAATGTCCTCGGGGAGGATGTCCTGTGTCCCCTTCGTGTCGCACGGATGCTCTCTTCCCTTCCTTCCTGGGGGTATCAGGTCTCCGTGCTCCTTGTGGACGGCCCATGCGGCTGGGAGGTGGCGGATCTCGCCCCCAGTGGGAAGATGCCACATCACTTTGGTCTTGCGATTGATCTCGGCAGCACCTCCGTGGTCTTTTCCTTGGTGGATCTCGCAAGCGGTGAGGTCATTCAGACCGTGTCGAGAATGAATCCACAGAGGGCCCACGGAGAGGACATCCTTGACCGGATCCTGTTTGCTGGCCGCCCGGGCGGGCTCGATACCCTGCAAGGCGAGGTGCTGGACCTGGTCCGGGAGACCATGCGCGATCTTGCCCGGTCTGCTGGCATCAGCGAGGGGGTGGTCACGGCCGTGACACTTGCTGGAAACACCACCATGACCCACCTCTTTTTCGGGCTCGATCCTACCCACATCTGCCGGGAGCCGTATCTGCCGGTGGTAAACGTCCTGGATCCGGTGCCTGCGCAGGAACTCGGTCTTCCTTGCCATTCCGGTGCCTACGTGTACGCATTTCCCAACGTGGGGAGCTATTTCGGCGGGGATCTCCTTGCTGGGATCGTGGCCTCAGGTATGCACGCCGCAGAGGAGATCTCCATCCTCGTGGACGTGGGGACGAATGCCGAGGTGGTCCTCGGGAACCGGGACTGGCTCGTTGCCTGCGCGGGCGCGGCCGGCCCTGCCCTCGAGGGTGGGATCCTTTCTTGCGGGGTCACGGCCCGTCCCGGGGCCATTGAAAGGGTGAAAATCGATCCGAAGACCCTTCGGCTCGAATGCTCCACTATCGGCGAAGGGCGTCCGAACGGGCTCTGCGGCTCTGGGATCATCGACCTCCTTGCTGCCCTTTTCCGCGCCGGTCTGGTGGAGCCGACTGGCAGGCTCGTAACTGACAGGGACCCCGCCCGCATGAGGGAGATCCAGGGCGAGGCCGCTTACGTAGTCGCCTTTGAGGACGAAACAGCAGACGGAAGACCCGTCTTCATCACCCAGGGAGACATCAAGAACCTCATACGCTCCAAGGCGGCCATGTACACGATCCTCGAGGTGGTCACCGAGAGTGTTGGGATCGGATTTGACGATATCGAGCGGTTTTATGTGGCCGGGACCTTTGGGTCTTACATCGATCCGCTGAGCGCCGTGACCATCGGCATGCTTCCAGACATCCCCCTGGAGAGGTTCATCCCCCTTGGCAATTCTGCCTTGGCCGGCGCCATCAGGTTCCTGCTCGACAGGACCCTCCGGGAGGAACTCGCCCGTATTCGGGAACGGATCACGTATCTCGAAATGAACGTCCGTGGGGACTTCATGGCCAAACTTACAGCGGCCCTGTTTCTCCCCCACACGGATCTCGGGCGGTTTCCCGGCGTCCGTACATGGTTGAACAAAATATAG
- a CDS encoding argininosuccinate synthase, protein MTETVRPKKIVLAYSGGLDTSVILKWLQETYSCPVVAFSADIGQKEDWEAVRKKAVETGASEVVIRDLREEFVRDFVFPMFRANAVYEGRYLLGTSIARPLIAKEQVRVAEESGADAVAHGATGKGNDQVRFELTYMALNPRLAIIAPWRVWDLTSRQRLIDFAERHRIPVPVTKARPYSMDANLLHISYEGGILEDPWAEPPDDMFVWTRSPEAAPDRARYVEIDFERGDPVAVDGERLSPAQLLGRLNEIGAEHGVGRADIVENRFVGMKSRGVYETPGGTILRCAHMALESITLDREVVHLRDGLIPRYAELVYYGFWFSPERELLQKLVDESQSPVTGTVRVKIYKGACQVVGRRAERSLYRPDFATFEEDSVYRQADAEGFIRLQGLRLRIRSLVEKGLS, encoded by the coding sequence ATGACAGAGACGGTTCGCCCCAAAAAGATCGTCCTTGCCTATTCCGGCGGGCTTGATACCTCGGTGATACTCAAATGGCTCCAGGAGACATATTCGTGCCCGGTGGTCGCCTTTTCCGCCGATATCGGACAAAAAGAGGACTGGGAGGCCGTTCGGAAAAAGGCCGTTGAGACCGGGGCCTCGGAGGTGGTGATCCGCGACCTCCGCGAGGAGTTCGTCCGGGACTTCGTCTTTCCCATGTTCAGGGCCAACGCCGTTTACGAGGGGCGCTATCTCCTTGGGACCTCCATCGCCCGGCCCCTCATCGCAAAGGAACAGGTCCGGGTGGCAGAAGAGAGCGGGGCCGACGCCGTTGCACATGGAGCGACCGGCAAGGGGAACGATCAGGTGCGTTTCGAGCTCACCTACATGGCCCTCAACCCCAGACTTGCCATCATCGCGCCCTGGAGGGTCTGGGACCTCACCTCCCGCCAGAGGCTCATTGACTTTGCCGAGCGTCACAGGATCCCGGTTCCGGTCACCAAGGCACGTCCTTACAGCATGGATGCCAATCTCCTGCACATCAGCTACGAGGGAGGGATCCTTGAAGACCCCTGGGCCGAACCCCCGGATGACATGTTCGTCTGGACCCGAAGCCCTGAGGCAGCACCCGATCGGGCGCGCTACGTGGAGATCGATTTCGAGCGGGGAGATCCGGTGGCAGTGGATGGGGAGCGTCTCTCCCCGGCCCAACTCCTTGGACGTCTTAACGAGATCGGGGCCGAGCACGGGGTCGGACGGGCCGATATCGTGGAGAACCGCTTCGTGGGCATGAAGTCCCGCGGGGTATACGAGACCCCAGGCGGGACGATCCTTCGCTGTGCCCACATGGCCCTTGAGTCCATCACCCTCGATCGTGAGGTGGTCCACCTCCGGGACGGCCTCATTCCCCGGTATGCCGAGCTCGTCTATTACGGCTTCTGGTTCTCGCCCGAGCGGGAGCTTCTCCAGAAGCTCGTGGATGAATCCCAGTCTCCAGTGACCGGGACTGTACGGGTGAAGATCTACAAGGGGGCCTGCCAGGTGGTAGGGAGAAGGGCGGAGAGGTCCTTGTACCGGCCGGATTTTGCCACCTTCGAGGAGGATTCCGTGTACAGGCAGGCAGACGCTGAGGGCTTTATCCGCCTCCAGGGTCTGCGCCTGAGGATCCGATCCCTTGTGGAAAAGGGCCTTTCATGA
- the cas3 gene encoding CRISPR-associated helicase Cas3' — MKPPIKGFWGKLLQDKSTGKVLSWLPLSDHCLDVAMVFRNLVELPGIRKNLEQAVGKPLSSTQCDRLAVIAFLHDLGKCNTGFQAKRDPMAHNTAGHVREVAPLFFEEKLAVNAYEALGLKDMTGWFAEEEDLQWMLLASVFHHGKPAFDWNAPESVDTKAMVRYWESAHGLDPFDGLRALGKTARSVFPEAFQKKSEAIKVNVALEHHFAGLVMLADWLGSHSEAFFPFEHEGDRIEWSCQQAKKALAAVGLDVTQARSHIARRFPPFGAIFGIDAEPRPLQSALASAELPHLLVAESDTGSGKTEAALMHFLALFAAGLVDGLYFALPTRVAARELYGRVTAAMQRVFGEDCPPVLLAVPGYTHIDGEPTNILPSETRLCHEDDRLRRERAWAAERPKRFLAAPIAVGTIDQALFSIIQVPHAHLRAACLDRSLLVIDEVHSSDVYMRYLARKLLDRHLKAGGRALLLSATLGSAARAEYLSPGGRAPTPEPFEDAAKQPYPALSAPIGPLRALSDPHGYVKRVKLDPQDCLQAPEALLPRLREAMIQGQRVLVVMNTVSRAIKFTRLVDSDAELAPFLFTVADHRCPHHGRFARPDRELLDKAVSDRLGKGSPAGALLLIGTQTLEQSLDIDSDWLISDLCPIDVLLQRIGRLHRHDRGPRPTPVCTVLLPEEKDFSVYLDRSGEISNKAPSGFGSVYEDLRILQLTRDIVAESPEIEIPRDNRQLVETATHPERLATLKGEAWKRHFQHIEGICGAQQLAAHSAVIPNKHFGDFMFNVEGHLATRLGLNDRCLFLVGARCTVPLLSPFNQSIKEIHLPGHLAQGLDAEQAFLVCKKGDALIIQADPLGQFIYQYTRFGLERIDEPAC, encoded by the coding sequence ATGAAACCTCCCATTAAAGGTTTTTGGGGTAAGCTCCTGCAAGATAAAAGCACGGGCAAGGTTTTGTCCTGGCTACCGCTTTCCGATCACTGCCTTGATGTGGCAATGGTCTTTCGTAACCTGGTTGAACTCCCTGGAATCAGAAAAAACCTTGAACAGGCGGTTGGTAAACCCCTAAGCAGTACCCAATGTGACCGCTTGGCCGTCATTGCCTTCCTGCATGATCTAGGCAAGTGCAATACTGGATTCCAGGCTAAGCGCGATCCCATGGCACACAACACAGCAGGGCATGTCAGGGAGGTGGCACCTTTATTCTTCGAAGAGAAATTGGCTGTCAATGCATATGAAGCGTTGGGTCTTAAGGACATGACCGGCTGGTTCGCTGAAGAGGAAGATCTCCAGTGGATGCTGCTTGCTTCCGTCTTCCACCATGGGAAACCCGCCTTTGACTGGAATGCGCCAGAGAGTGTTGATACAAAGGCTATGGTCAGATATTGGGAATCAGCTCATGGCCTCGATCCTTTTGACGGACTGCGTGCACTGGGCAAGACCGCGCGCAGTGTCTTCCCAGAGGCATTTCAAAAAAAGTCTGAGGCTATCAAGGTCAACGTCGCACTCGAACATCATTTTGCAGGCCTTGTGATGTTGGCCGACTGGCTCGGCTCCCATAGTGAGGCGTTTTTCCCTTTTGAGCATGAGGGCGATCGTATCGAATGGTCGTGCCAGCAAGCAAAAAAGGCGCTTGCTGCCGTTGGCCTTGATGTGACCCAGGCCCGTTCTCACATAGCCCGTAGATTTCCGCCTTTTGGGGCCATATTCGGCATCGATGCCGAGCCGCGTCCCCTGCAATCGGCATTGGCAAGTGCTGAACTGCCGCATCTTCTCGTCGCCGAGTCGGATACCGGCTCGGGAAAGACCGAAGCAGCGCTCATGCATTTTCTGGCGCTCTTTGCCGCCGGGCTCGTAGATGGACTCTACTTCGCCCTACCCACACGCGTTGCGGCGCGAGAACTATACGGCCGGGTCACAGCCGCCATGCAGCGCGTTTTCGGCGAGGATTGCCCGCCTGTCCTGCTTGCGGTCCCAGGTTATACCCATATCGACGGCGAGCCAACAAATATTTTACCCTCCGAAACCCGTCTCTGCCATGAGGATGACCGGCTCCGGCGCGAACGGGCCTGGGCTGCTGAACGCCCCAAGCGCTTCCTCGCTGCGCCTATAGCCGTAGGCACCATCGACCAGGCCTTGTTTTCGATTATTCAGGTGCCACATGCCCATTTGCGCGCTGCCTGTCTGGACCGTTCCCTGCTGGTCATCGACGAGGTGCACAGTTCCGATGTCTATATGCGATACCTTGCGCGAAAGCTTCTTGACCGGCATCTCAAGGCAGGTGGGCGCGCTTTGCTCCTCTCCGCCACCCTTGGCAGTGCGGCTCGGGCTGAATATCTCTCACCAGGAGGCCGTGCCCCGACGCCGGAGCCTTTCGAGGATGCCGCAAAGCAACCCTACCCGGCCCTCAGTGCGCCCATAGGACCATTGCGGGCGCTTTCGGACCCTCACGGGTATGTCAAAAGGGTCAAACTGGATCCGCAGGATTGTCTGCAAGCGCCTGAGGCCTTGCTGCCCCGTTTACGTGAGGCCATGATTCAGGGCCAGAGGGTGTTGGTTGTGATGAATACGGTCAGCCGCGCCATAAAATTCACCCGCCTGGTCGATTCCGATGCGGAATTGGCGCCATTCCTGTTTACGGTCGCCGACCATCGTTGCCCGCACCACGGTCGCTTCGCCCGGCCTGATAGGGAACTTTTGGACAAAGCGGTCAGTGATCGCCTGGGCAAGGGTTCACCTGCCGGTGCTTTGCTTCTGATCGGCACCCAGACCCTGGAACAGAGCCTTGACATAGATTCCGATTGGCTGATATCCGACCTCTGCCCTATTGACGTGCTCTTGCAGCGGATCGGCCGCCTGCATCGACATGATCGCGGCCCTCGTCCCACACCTGTCTGCACTGTTCTGCTGCCAGAAGAAAAAGACTTCTCGGTCTATCTAGATCGTTCTGGGGAAATATCCAACAAAGCCCCTTCCGGTTTTGGCTCAGTCTATGAAGACTTACGCATCTTGCAACTTACGCGCGATATTGTCGCCGAGTCACCGGAAATAGAAATACCAAGGGACAACAGGCAACTGGTGGAAACCGCCACACATCCCGAACGCCTTGCCACCTTGAAAGGTGAGGCATGGAAACGCCATTTCCAACACATAGAGGGCATATGCGGAGCACAACAGTTAGCTGCTCATAGTGCCGTTATCCCAAACAAACACTTCGGAGACTTTATGTTTAATGTGGAAGGACATCTGGCTACGCGGCTGGGTCTTAATGACCGCTGTCTGTTTTTAGTAGGGGCACGGTGCACCGTGCCCCTACTCTCGCCTTTTAACCAATCCATAAAAGAAATCCATCTCCCCGGCCATCTTGCTCAAGGTTTGGATGCCGAGCAGGCCTTTTTGGTTTGCAAAAAAGGTGACGCATTAATCATCCAGGCTGACCCGCTTGGTCAGTTCATTTACCAATATACCCGTTTCGGACTGGAGAGAATCGATGAACCTGCTTGTTGA
- a CDS encoding 3-deoxy-7-phosphoheptulonate synthase translates to MIIIMKPEIDPNGPEIRQVLDFLRQFPEIKAQISGVRGAIRTVTEIYLIGPTHNVPQEAIERMPGVEKLVRISSKYRQIGRHGGQLDEIGFEYNGLIFNQDSFHIFMGPCAVDTPEHVEAICRNLERCGIRTARMGAYKPRTSPYDFQGHGKACLPWVFELAGKYGIKVISMEVLKEVHIEEIADALEKAGNPTGVMLQIGTRNAQNFELLKAVGAQDKFPVLYKRGMGLSIEEALNACEYIASEGNRKIVFCLRGVKTRLGDPHRNLVDFSHVSVVKRLTRLPVCVDPTHSVGTKDRATDNILEIFHAAAQGVITGANMILVEVHPRPELALCDGPQALTMPEIDHFLADMAIVRKAYEERKALAARELFRQWHPGTGPTA, encoded by the coding sequence ATGATCATCATCATGAAACCCGAAATCGATCCGAACGGGCCGGAGATCCGTCAGGTGCTCGACTTTCTCCGCCAGTTCCCAGAAATCAAGGCCCAGATATCAGGGGTCCGCGGTGCCATCCGGACCGTGACCGAGATCTATCTCATAGGACCGACCCACAACGTCCCCCAGGAGGCCATAGAGCGCATGCCAGGGGTGGAAAAGCTCGTCAGGATATCGAGCAAGTATCGTCAGATCGGACGCCACGGGGGGCAGCTCGACGAGATCGGCTTCGAGTACAACGGCTTGATCTTCAATCAGGACAGCTTCCATATCTTCATGGGGCCATGCGCCGTGGACACCCCGGAGCACGTGGAGGCCATCTGCCGGAACCTCGAGCGGTGCGGCATCCGGACGGCCCGGATGGGGGCCTACAAGCCGAGGACGAGCCCTTACGACTTCCAGGGTCACGGAAAGGCATGCCTCCCATGGGTCTTTGAGCTCGCCGGAAAGTACGGCATCAAGGTCATCTCCATGGAGGTCCTGAAAGAGGTCCACATCGAGGAGATCGCAGATGCCCTCGAAAAGGCGGGAAACCCCACCGGGGTGATGCTCCAGATCGGGACGAGAAACGCCCAGAACTTCGAGCTCCTCAAGGCCGTTGGGGCCCAGGACAAATTCCCCGTCCTGTACAAGCGGGGCATGGGGCTCTCCATCGAGGAGGCCTTAAACGCCTGCGAGTACATCGCAAGCGAGGGGAACAGAAAGATCGTCTTCTGCCTCAGGGGCGTGAAGACCCGCCTCGGAGATCCCCACCGAAACCTGGTGGACTTCTCCCATGTCTCGGTGGTTAAGCGTCTCACGCGCCTTCCCGTGTGCGTGGATCCGACTCATTCGGTCGGGACCAAGGACAGGGCGACAGACAACATCCTCGAGATCTTCCACGCAGCGGCCCAGGGTGTGATCACCGGTGCCAACATGATCCTCGTCGAGGTGCATCCCCGGCCCGAACTCGCCCTGTGCGACGGCCCCCAGGCCCTCACCATGCCCGAGATCGATCATTTTCTCGCGGACATGGCCATTGTCCGCAAGGCCTACGAGGAGAGAAAGGCCCTTGCTGCGCGGGAACTCTTCCGGCAGTGGCACCCCGGTACTGGGCCTACGGCATAA